The Chryseobacterium nakagawai genome has a segment encoding these proteins:
- a CDS encoding type III PLP-dependent enzyme domain-containing protein, whose translation MKIKYSELIDQTLYFPTEEFNVSENNLLFHDVPLMDVVEQFGTPLKISYLPRISQNIQKAKSWFKEAFEKIEYKKNYTYCYCTKSSHFNFVLEEALKNDISIETSSAYDMDIVKSLYEKGKVDKNIEVICNGFKTDDYLTNISDMINSGFGNITPILDNYRELDKLTESIDSTFNIGIRIASEEEPKFEFYTSRLGIGYKDIIPYYSQKIAEHPNARLKMLHFFINTGIKDTSYYWNELYKCLRVYARLKKIAPEVDSLNIGGGFPIKTSLNFDYDYQYMVEEIVSQIKKFCEEEGVEEPNIYTEFGSFTVGESGANLYKIISQKRQNDREKWNMIDSSFMTTLPDTWAISRHFIMLPLNRWEDSYERVFLGGLTCDSDDYYNSEQHTNAIYLPVFSDTKPLYIGFFHTGAYQETIGGYGGVHHCLMPQPRHVLIQKDENGELQYEIFREKQEPEDILRLLGYK comes from the coding sequence ATGAAAATAAAGTACTCGGAACTTATTGATCAGACATTATATTTTCCTACGGAGGAATTTAATGTTTCTGAGAACAATTTGTTGTTTCACGACGTTCCATTGATGGACGTAGTTGAACAATTTGGCACTCCGCTAAAGATTAGCTATCTGCCGAGAATTTCTCAAAATATTCAAAAAGCCAAAAGCTGGTTTAAAGAAGCTTTTGAAAAAATTGAATATAAAAAGAATTATACCTACTGTTACTGTACAAAATCCAGTCATTTCAATTTCGTATTGGAAGAGGCACTGAAGAACGATATTTCGATAGAAACGTCTTCTGCCTATGATATGGATATTGTAAAATCTCTTTATGAGAAAGGGAAAGTAGATAAAAACATTGAGGTAATCTGTAATGGATTCAAGACTGATGACTATCTGACCAATATTTCAGATATGATCAATAGTGGTTTTGGAAACATTACTCCGATTTTGGATAATTACCGTGAACTGGATAAGCTTACAGAAAGTATAGACTCTACGTTCAATATCGGGATCAGAATCGCTTCAGAAGAAGAACCTAAGTTCGAATTTTATACCTCAAGATTAGGAATCGGATATAAAGATATCATTCCTTATTACAGCCAGAAGATCGCTGAACACCCGAATGCAAGATTGAAAATGCTTCACTTTTTCATTAATACGGGAATCAAAGATACTTCTTACTACTGGAACGAATTGTACAAATGTCTTCGTGTATATGCACGTTTGAAGAAAATTGCTCCTGAAGTGGATTCATTGAATATTGGTGGAGGTTTTCCCATCAAAACCTCTCTGAATTTTGATTATGATTACCAATATATGGTAGAGGAAATTGTTTCTCAGATCAAAAAATTCTGTGAAGAAGAAGGAGTAGAAGAACCAAACATCTATACTGAATTTGGAAGCTTTACCGTTGGAGAAAGTGGGGCAAACCTTTATAAGATCATTTCTCAGAAACGTCAGAATGACAGAGAAAAGTGGAACATGATTGATTCTTCTTTCATGACGACACTTCCTGATACATGGGCCATTTCAAGACACTTTATTATGCTTCCGTTAAACCGTTGGGAGGATAGCTATGAAAGAGTATTTTTAGGGGGATTGACGTGTGATTCAGATGATTATTATAACTCTGAACAACATACGAATGCCATTTATCTGCCTGTTTTCAGTGATACGAAGCCGTTGTATATCGGATTCTTCCATACAGGAGCTTATCAGGAAACCATCGGAGGATATGGTGGAGTACACCACTGTCTGATGCCTCAGCCAAGACACGTCCTTATTCAGAAAGATGAAAACGGTGAATTACAGTATGAAATTTTCCGTGAAAAACAGGAACCGGAAGATATATTGAGACTTTTAGGTTATAAATAA
- a CDS encoding thiamine diphosphokinase, protein MRDKVLLFINGEAPRTFPNPDYYDLIACTDGAFHYLKRIGFPLDKLDFISGDFDSHSGSDENIYQEKFIHTPDQNHTDFYKALDIIIEKGGKNVDVFGGSGGEQDHFLGNLTVAYAFKDKLEVKFYDEFSEYYFIPKNFIIKGIKDKMVSLYPFPSAEKIITKGLNWPLDNGSLNITSRIGTRNFAVEDEVSITYEKGDLLIFIGKNYL, encoded by the coding sequence ATGAGAGATAAAGTATTACTTTTCATCAACGGAGAAGCTCCCAGAACTTTTCCAAATCCGGATTATTATGATTTGATTGCCTGTACAGATGGTGCTTTTCATTATCTCAAAAGGATCGGATTTCCTTTAGATAAACTGGATTTTATTTCCGGTGATTTTGATTCCCATTCCGGATCTGATGAAAATATTTACCAGGAAAAATTTATCCATACGCCGGATCAGAATCACACTGATTTTTATAAAGCACTGGATATTATTATTGAAAAAGGAGGGAAGAATGTAGATGTTTTTGGCGGAAGTGGGGGTGAGCAGGATCACTTTTTAGGAAATCTGACGGTTGCTTATGCATTTAAAGATAAATTGGAAGTGAAGTTTTATGATGAATTTTCAGAATATTACTTCATTCCTAAAAATTTTATAATAAAAGGAATAAAAGATAAAATGGTTTCCCTATATCCGTTTCCTTCAGCTGAAAAAATTATAACAAAAGGATTGAATTGGCCCTTGGATAATGGAAGTTTAAACATTACCTCAAGAATCGGAACCCGGAATTTTGCAGTGGAAGATGAGGTTTCCATTACCTATGAAAAAGGAGATCTGTTGATTTTTATTGGCAAAAATTATTTGTAA
- a CDS encoding TonB-dependent receptor, whose amino-acid sequence MKKILLFVFLVCNLLIVHAQRLHIDGKIFDPEKKTVENATIYLLKAKDSSIINYTATNKEGKFSLQTDEVREPSFLKIDTEKLSYSKALENIEQSLSLGDIQLEKKKVINIDEVKITVSPVKIKNDTIEFNASALKVRPDSQIDELLKQVPGVEIGNDGKITVNGKAVDQIMVNGKPFFDKDGKTALQNLPADIIKNIQFTTTKTKEEELTKRAPKSQNTTINFNIDEKKNKGLISKILAGYGSDKRYEGNVFLNYFKGDTKISALASANNINSKSSSGDQIFDTMGRGSGQQGGGIQKFSSFGLNYNDKLGKDANLDNLSLQYTDSETETRSKASKTTLLPDSTLKTDSESSNENESRQYNFNSSVGIKLDSLTNVYIAPSFSKSETFSAGRSISSTLKDNQLLNESKNITQTRGETNTFSPNINFFRNFRKKNRSLMAMINTSITESNNNNINQSLNTFYKDSGMTTDNRDQLQKTRSQDNNYSFMAKYTEPVSDSATIGFSLQYNSKLTRDIKDFNDFDPATGQYSQYNTRLSNSMDQRINQFTPELSYYLYKKKFGLWAMVNADISDMNVNSVFNGQLYNLQKNFVLPRYSTNIRYSFKDRQSLILSNSSSFTIPDPGKMIPFKDESNPLITNTGNPDLKNTWSNETNLSFNSYNIIKNLNYYIMAGFTYRNNDVINYSKYDNSGRQIITYSNISGNKSFSFSTGLTKTFKWNDHKLRIAPRFSMNYNYNNGFINGEAYKSRAYSFNPGLNLNYEIKDIFTIKPSYSLGYSFSNYTNYNVNTVNTTNQSLKVEVTNYLFQKTFFIGNDFSYNTNSNIAPGFKKDFYFWNASVGYSFYNKQLTAKIKVYDVLNQNQSVKRTITDSYFEDREDLILKRYIMFSLSMKLNKFAGKKPKKK is encoded by the coding sequence ATGAAGAAAATCTTATTATTCGTGTTTTTGGTATGCAATTTATTGATTGTACATGCTCAAAGACTTCATATTGACGGAAAAATATTTGATCCGGAAAAAAAAACGGTAGAAAATGCCACCATATATCTGCTAAAGGCTAAAGATTCATCCATCATCAACTATACAGCAACCAATAAAGAAGGAAAATTCTCATTGCAAACTGATGAGGTAAGAGAACCGTCATTTTTAAAAATTGATACCGAAAAATTATCTTATTCAAAGGCTCTTGAGAACATTGAGCAGTCATTATCCCTGGGTGATATACAGCTTGAAAAAAAGAAGGTGATTAATATCGATGAAGTAAAGATCACGGTTTCTCCGGTAAAAATTAAAAATGACACCATAGAATTTAATGCTTCTGCCCTTAAAGTACGCCCAGACAGTCAAATTGATGAGCTTTTAAAACAGGTTCCGGGAGTAGAGATAGGCAATGATGGAAAAATTACAGTTAATGGAAAAGCCGTAGACCAGATTATGGTCAATGGGAAACCATTTTTTGATAAAGATGGAAAGACAGCATTACAAAATCTTCCCGCAGATATCATTAAAAATATCCAATTTACCACCACTAAAACTAAAGAAGAGGAACTGACCAAAAGAGCTCCCAAATCTCAAAATACCACCATTAATTTTAATATTGATGAGAAAAAGAACAAGGGCCTTATTTCAAAAATACTGGCGGGATATGGTTCTGATAAGCGGTATGAAGGAAATGTATTTTTAAATTATTTTAAAGGAGATACCAAAATCAGTGCTTTAGCATCCGCTAATAACATTAATTCAAAGAGCAGTTCAGGAGATCAGATTTTTGATACCATGGGACGTGGCAGCGGTCAGCAGGGAGGCGGAATTCAAAAATTCAGCAGCTTTGGACTGAATTATAATGACAAACTTGGAAAAGATGCTAATCTTGACAACCTCAGCTTACAATATACAGATTCTGAAACAGAAACCCGTTCCAAAGCTTCAAAAACGACCCTTCTTCCCGACTCTACTCTTAAAACGGATTCTGAGAGCAGTAATGAAAATGAATCAAGGCAATATAATTTCAACAGTTCAGTAGGAATAAAACTGGATTCACTGACCAATGTTTATATAGCTCCTTCGTTTTCAAAGTCAGAAACATTCAGCGCTGGGCGATCCATATCTTCTACTTTAAAAGATAATCAACTTTTGAATGAAAGTAAAAACATCACTCAAACTAGAGGAGAAACCAATACTTTCAGCCCCAATATTAATTTTTTCAGAAACTTCCGGAAAAAGAACAGATCATTGATGGCCATGATCAATACTTCTATTACTGAGTCTAACAATAATAATATCAATCAGTCACTGAATACTTTTTATAAAGATTCCGGGATGACTACCGACAACCGCGATCAGTTGCAGAAAACCCGTTCCCAGGATAATAATTATAGTTTTATGGCTAAGTATACGGAACCTGTCTCAGATTCTGCAACAATAGGTTTTAGTTTACAATACAACTCAAAATTAACCAGAGATATAAAGGATTTCAATGATTTTGATCCTGCCACAGGACAGTATTCTCAATACAATACCCGTCTTTCCAACAGTATGGATCAAAGAATCAATCAATTTACCCCTGAGCTATCTTATTATCTTTATAAAAAGAAATTCGGCTTATGGGCTATGGTAAATGCTGATATCTCAGATATGAATGTAAATTCCGTCTTTAATGGGCAATTGTACAACCTTCAGAAAAACTTTGTCCTTCCCAGGTATTCAACCAATATCCGATATTCTTTTAAGGATCGCCAGTCATTGATTTTATCCAACTCTTCCAGTTTCACGATTCCTGATCCCGGAAAAATGATTCCTTTTAAGGACGAATCTAATCCTTTAATTACCAATACTGGAAATCCCGATCTTAAAAATACCTGGAGCAATGAAACAAACCTATCTTTCAACAGTTATAACATCATCAAGAATCTAAACTATTATATCATGGCTGGATTCACCTATAGAAATAATGATGTTATCAATTATTCCAAATATGATAATTCAGGAAGGCAGATTATTACCTACAGCAATATAAGCGGAAATAAAAGCTTTAGCTTCAGCACGGGCTTAACCAAAACGTTTAAATGGAATGACCATAAGCTAAGAATAGCTCCAAGATTCAGTATGAATTACAATTACAATAATGGATTCATCAATGGTGAAGCATATAAAAGCAGGGCCTATAGCTTCAACCCAGGGCTTAACCTGAATTATGAAATCAAAGATATTTTTACCATAAAACCCTCCTATAGTCTTGGATATAGCTTTTCAAACTATACAAACTATAATGTGAACACAGTGAACACAACCAACCAGTCTTTAAAGGTTGAAGTCACCAATTATCTGTTTCAAAAGACCTTTTTCATAGGAAATGATTTTTCTTATAATACCAATTCAAATATTGCTCCGGGATTCAAAAAAGATTTCTACTTCTGGAATGCCAGTGTAGGATATTCATTCTACAATAAACAGCTGACCGCAAAAATCAAAGTGTATGATGTACTGAATCAAAATCAAAGTGTAAAAAGAACGATTACGGATTCTTATTTTGAAGACCGTGAAGATCTGATCCTGAAACGATACATCATGTTTTCCCTTAGTATGAAACTCAATAAGTTTGCCGGTAAAAAACCGAAAAAGAAATAA
- a CDS encoding tyrosine-protein phosphatase, with the protein MNTFIKISVVTISLFCIFSCKTQHFERPEYGKNQTEKVIKIKKVHNFRAVGNIKNTEGRSLKEGMFYRSAHLHKLKEKSFDEFEKLGITEIIDLRNSKEIFESPDHLPNGITYKKYSAFEDEGDQLSQARKLVLKGKVNASDADKRMIDFYREYVTENPEIIKTIITEILESEKPVLYHCTAGKDRTGIVTALLLTILKFDKETIYNEYLLSNNFRKPLVEKRLRLANNLHFLYPKMDLQVLEKLSWVEKRYLDAAFGEIDKKYGSIDDYIQQVLGISEVKREGYIQKFTL; encoded by the coding sequence TTGAATACATTCATCAAAATATCGGTTGTCACTATTTCATTATTCTGTATTTTCTCATGCAAAACACAGCATTTTGAGCGTCCTGAATATGGTAAAAACCAAACGGAAAAGGTGATTAAGATTAAAAAGGTTCATAATTTCCGGGCAGTTGGCAATATTAAAAATACCGAAGGACGATCTTTAAAAGAAGGAATGTTCTACAGAAGTGCTCATCTTCATAAACTTAAAGAGAAATCTTTTGATGAGTTTGAAAAATTAGGCATTACAGAAATTATAGATTTAAGGAATTCAAAAGAGATTTTTGAGAGCCCTGATCATTTGCCGAATGGAATTACGTATAAGAAATATTCAGCATTTGAAGATGAAGGAGATCAGTTGTCACAGGCAAGAAAACTTGTGCTGAAAGGAAAGGTAAATGCTTCAGATGCAGACAAAAGAATGATTGATTTTTATCGCGAATATGTTACCGAAAATCCGGAAATCATAAAAACCATCATTACAGAGATCCTGGAATCTGAGAAGCCTGTTCTTTATCATTGTACAGCAGGTAAGGATAGAACCGGGATTGTAACCGCTTTACTCCTTACAATATTGAAATTTGATAAAGAAACCATCTATAATGAATATCTTTTGTCCAACAATTTTCGAAAGCCTTTGGTAGAGAAAAGACTTCGATTAGCAAATAACCTTCATTTCCTGTACCCGAAGATGGATTTACAGGTTTTGGAGAAGTTAAGTTGGGTAGAAAAAAGATACCTTGATGCAGCTTTTGGAGAGATTGATAAAAAATATGGTTCTATAGATGATTATATTCAGCAGGTATTAGGTATTTCTGAAGTCAAAAGAGAGGGATATATTCAAAAGTTTACCCTCTGA
- the speB gene encoding agmatinase yields the protein MKTYAGIPEENATLENSKVMLVTVPYDGTSTWGKGADKGPELFLDASENMELYDIETQTEPYLQGVYLAGEVSENSSPEAMTEAVYQKTKELLNNEGKVFTLFGGEHSVSIGSIRAVGEKFENLTVLQLDAHTDLRPEFHGSTSNHACAVFEANQKHNLVQVGIRSMDAEEAQYLPEGRVFFAHEIAHNENWVNDVLEKVSGNVYITIDLDAFDPSIAPSTGTPEPGGLQWYPTLELLRKVFEKCNVVAFDIVELMDSPMAKPTAFLAAKLYYKMLAYNDIYNNDN from the coding sequence ATGAAAACATACGCAGGAATTCCCGAGGAAAACGCAACGTTAGAGAATTCGAAAGTAATGTTGGTAACTGTTCCTTATGATGGAACTTCAACATGGGGAAAAGGAGCTGATAAAGGTCCGGAATTATTCCTAGACGCTTCTGAAAATATGGAGCTTTATGACATTGAAACACAAACTGAGCCTTACCTTCAGGGAGTCTATTTAGCTGGAGAAGTTTCAGAAAATTCTAGTCCTGAAGCAATGACAGAAGCTGTTTATCAAAAAACAAAAGAGCTATTGAACAATGAAGGAAAAGTATTCACTTTATTCGGTGGTGAGCACTCTGTTTCTATTGGTTCTATTCGTGCAGTAGGTGAGAAATTTGAAAACCTTACAGTTCTTCAGTTAGATGCTCACACAGATCTACGTCCTGAATTCCATGGTTCTACTTCTAATCACGCTTGTGCTGTGTTTGAAGCAAACCAGAAGCATAACTTAGTTCAGGTGGGAATCCGTTCTATGGATGCTGAAGAAGCTCAGTATTTACCAGAAGGTAGAGTATTCTTTGCTCACGAAATTGCTCACAACGAGAACTGGGTGAATGATGTATTGGAAAAAGTTTCAGGAAACGTATATATCACAATTGACCTTGATGCTTTCGATCCTTCTATTGCTCCATCTACAGGAACTCCTGAACCGGGTGGATTACAATGGTATCCAACATTGGAATTATTAAGAAAAGTATTTGAAAAATGTAACGTAGTGGCATTTGATATTGTAGAATTAATGGATTCTCCAATGGCTAAGCCAACAGCTTTCCTTGCGGCTAAGTTATACTATAAAATGCTTGCTTATAACGATATTTATAACAACGATAACTAA
- a CDS encoding CocE/NonD family hydrolase: protein MKTPISVVFILLFILGKAQNTEQKDNFVKDNFTKKEFYIPMRDGVKLFTAVYIPKDISTKNKYPFLMQRTCYSIAPYGENEYKTKVGPNTYLMKDKYIFVYQDVRGRYMSEGTFTNMTPQVERKTKKDVDESTDTYDTIDWLLKNVKDNNGKVGQFGTSYPGFYTAVGTLAQHPALVASSPQAPISDFWNDDFLHNGRFMLGYFRTFPVFGVQKTKPEQKAWYMDSFIKQTSEDGLKFYRDMGTLKDGYEKYYKNNFFMTEIMNHTNYDEFWQKRGLLPHLKNINHAVMTVGGWFDAEDLSGPLNIYKTIEKTSPKAKNTIVMGPFSHGGWSQEQGKHFHSETYFGDSIATYYQKNVETKFFSHYLKGNTKEDAGLPEALMYDTGAKQWKEFTSYPPKNAQKVNFYLSDKTLKNTSGQGYSEYYSDPNNPVLSSDHLKDFNGFTPKNYMSEDQRFAVGRPDVLTFTTDVLTEDMTFAGEIMAKLNISSSSTDADFAVKLIDVYPEDFKPAEKKDGVIYGNYHQMVRSEIMPARFRNTKEKGEALVPDQKTAVNFRLQDVVHTFKKGHKIQIQISSTWFPLFALNPQKFMDNPNFASKEDYTKAFIKVYGDSSIEAEILK, encoded by the coding sequence ATGAAGACCCCTATTTCAGTTGTATTCATTCTTCTTTTCATTCTTGGAAAGGCTCAGAATACGGAACAAAAAGACAATTTCGTTAAAGATAACTTTACCAAGAAGGAATTTTATATCCCCATGCGTGATGGCGTGAAACTTTTCACTGCTGTTTATATTCCTAAGGATATTTCAACCAAGAACAAATATCCGTTTCTAATGCAGAGAACGTGCTATAGCATTGCTCCTTATGGTGAAAATGAATACAAAACCAAAGTGGGCCCTAACACCTATCTGATGAAAGACAAATACATTTTTGTGTATCAGGATGTACGTGGAAGATATATGAGCGAAGGAACTTTCACCAATATGACTCCACAGGTAGAACGTAAAACTAAAAAAGATGTTGACGAAAGTACAGATACCTATGATACTATAGACTGGCTTTTAAAAAACGTTAAAGATAACAACGGTAAGGTAGGACAATTCGGAACTTCTTATCCCGGGTTCTATACAGCTGTAGGAACATTAGCGCAGCACCCGGCATTGGTTGCTTCTTCACCGCAAGCTCCTATTTCTGATTTCTGGAATGATGATTTTCTTCACAACGGAAGATTTATGCTGGGATATTTCAGAACATTCCCTGTTTTTGGAGTTCAGAAAACAAAACCAGAGCAAAAGGCTTGGTATATGGATTCCTTCATTAAACAAACTTCTGAAGATGGTTTGAAATTCTACAGAGACATGGGAACCCTGAAAGATGGCTATGAAAAGTACTATAAAAATAATTTCTTCATGACGGAAATTATGAATCATACCAATTATGATGAATTCTGGCAAAAAAGAGGATTGCTTCCACACCTTAAGAATATCAACCACGCAGTAATGACTGTTGGAGGCTGGTTTGATGCGGAAGATCTTTCCGGACCTTTAAATATCTACAAAACGATTGAGAAAACAAGTCCAAAGGCTAAAAATACGATTGTAATGGGCCCGTTCTCTCATGGTGGATGGTCTCAGGAACAAGGTAAGCATTTTCACAGTGAGACTTATTTTGGAGACAGTATTGCAACGTATTACCAGAAAAATGTAGAAACAAAATTCTTCAGTCATTATCTGAAAGGAAATACTAAAGAAGATGCCGGGCTTCCTGAAGCTTTGATGTATGATACCGGAGCAAAACAATGGAAAGAGTTTACCTCTTATCCTCCTAAAAATGCTCAGAAAGTAAATTTCTATCTTTCTGATAAAACATTAAAAAATACTTCAGGACAAGGATATTCAGAATATTATAGTGATCCTAATAATCCGGTTTTAAGTTCTGACCATTTAAAGGATTTCAATGGTTTTACTCCTAAAAATTATATGTCAGAAGATCAGAGATTTGCTGTAGGAAGGCCTGATGTATTAACGTTTACAACCGATGTATTGACAGAAGATATGACTTTTGCAGGAGAAATTATGGCAAAATTGAATATTTCATCATCTTCTACAGATGCAGACTTTGCGGTAAAACTAATTGATGTTTATCCCGAAGATTTCAAACCGGCTGAAAAAAAAGACGGTGTGATTTATGGAAACTATCATCAAATGGTAAGAAGTGAGATTATGCCTGCAAGATTCAGAAATACCAAAGAGAAAGGAGAAGCATTAGTTCCTGATCAGAAAACAGCGGTAAACTTCAGGCTTCAGGATGTGGTTCATACCTTCAAAAAAGGACATAAAATCCAGATTCAGATCAGCAGTACTTGGTTTCCATTATTTGCTTTAAATCCTCAGAAATTCATGGATAATCCAAATTTTGCTTCTAAGGAAGATTATACCAAGGCATTTATTAAAGTATACGGTGACAGTTCTATTGAGGCTGAAATCTTAAAATAA
- a CDS encoding alpha-ketoglutarate-dependent dioxygenase AlkB family protein: MLSLFDETPDYPLSLLSYDGTVLYYGKVFSKDESDVYYDYLLNQIPWQNDEAVVFGKLILTKRKVAWFGEKAFEYTYSNRTKYAKPWTPELLKLKQKCEEVSGETYNSCLLNLYHDGSEGMAYHSDGETDLKKNGAIASLTFGAERKFLFKHKTTKEKVEIFLENGSLLIMKGTTQDNWLHRLPPTTKVKTPRVNLTFRTIEE, from the coding sequence ATGCTCAGCCTATTCGACGAAACACCGGATTATCCTCTAAGCCTCTTATCCTATGATGGCACCGTGCTGTACTATGGAAAAGTGTTTTCAAAAGATGAATCTGATGTGTATTATGATTATTTATTGAATCAGATCCCATGGCAAAATGATGAGGCTGTAGTTTTCGGAAAATTAATTCTTACTAAACGAAAAGTAGCTTGGTTCGGGGAAAAAGCATTTGAGTATACCTATTCCAATAGAACAAAATATGCAAAACCCTGGACGCCAGAGCTGTTGAAACTAAAACAGAAATGTGAGGAAGTGTCAGGTGAAACCTATAACTCATGCCTGCTTAATTTATACCATGATGGTAGTGAAGGAATGGCTTATCACAGTGACGGAGAAACCGATCTGAAAAAAAATGGAGCCATTGCTTCCCTGACTTTCGGAGCTGAAAGAAAGTTTTTATTTAAGCATAAAACAACTAAAGAAAAGGTAGAAATATTTCTTGAAAACGGAAGTCTGCTTATTATGAAAGGAACCACTCAGGACAATTGGCTTCATCGGCTTCCCCCTACGACCAAAGTGAAAACGCCGAGAGTAAACCTTACATTCAGAACAATTGAAGAATAA
- a CDS encoding HAD family hydrolase: MSLKAVLFDMDGVIVDTEPLHRKAYFKTFDELEIAVSEDLYTSFTGASTKRVCETLISQFDLSHTHEAIAGIKRSHFKDYFYNDDEFDLIPGVKNLIQHYHENGIKLILASSATMITINMVFEKFGLEKYFSGKISGADLKESKPHPEVFLLAAEMAAESVENCMVIEDSTNGILAAHRANIFCAAYRSPHSKNQDYTLADTVVSDYEDLELDKISKYF, translated from the coding sequence ATGTCTTTAAAAGCTGTTCTTTTCGATATGGATGGGGTAATTGTAGATACAGAACCATTGCATAGAAAAGCCTATTTCAAAACGTTTGATGAATTGGAAATTGCAGTTTCCGAAGATTTATACACTTCTTTTACCGGTGCTTCAACAAAAAGGGTTTGTGAAACATTAATCAGTCAATTTGACTTGAGTCATACACATGAAGCGATTGCAGGGATCAAAAGATCACATTTTAAAGATTATTTTTATAATGATGATGAGTTTGACCTGATTCCAGGAGTAAAAAACCTGATTCAGCATTATCACGAAAATGGTATCAAGCTTATTTTAGCTTCTTCGGCAACGATGATAACCATTAATATGGTGTTTGAGAAATTCGGACTGGAAAAATATTTCAGTGGAAAGATCAGCGGTGCGGATTTAAAGGAATCCAAACCTCATCCGGAAGTTTTTCTATTGGCAGCTGAAATGGCAGCTGAATCTGTTGAAAACTGTATGGTGATTGAAGATTCTACGAATGGCATTCTGGCAGCCCACAGAGCTAACATATTCTGTGCTGCTTATAGAAGTCCACATTCAAAAAATCAGGATTACACATTAGCTGACACTGTGGTTTCTGATTATGAAGACCTTGAACTGGATAAAATTTCAAAATATTTTTAA
- a CDS encoding bifunctional helix-turn-helix domain-containing protein/methylated-DNA--[protein]-cysteine S-methyltransferase, translating to MSTQSQIDYNRIAKAIEYIQSNFRLQPSLEEVAENIHLSPAHFQKIFTDWAGTSPKKFLQFISLEHAKNLLKEEKASIFDTAYETGLSSTSRLHDLFVKIEGMSPAEYKNGGKSLVINYSFSESPFGNILVASTEKGICYMAFENDKETALGNLQHKFPNASFFEKQDILQKNALSIFNKDWTKLNTIKLHLKGTDFQLKVWESLLTIPMGKLSTYGSLAEKIGNPKASRAVGTAIGSNPVAFLIPCHRVIQSTGHLGGYRWGSDRKQMIVGWESSQLYS from the coding sequence ATGTCCACACAAAGTCAAATAGATTACAACAGAATTGCTAAAGCGATAGAGTATATCCAGAGCAATTTCAGGCTTCAGCCAAGTTTGGAGGAAGTGGCAGAGAATATTCACTTGAGTCCGGCCCATTTTCAGAAGATTTTCACAGATTGGGCAGGAACAAGTCCGAAAAAATTTTTACAGTTCATTAGTCTTGAGCATGCTAAAAATTTACTGAAGGAAGAAAAGGCAAGTATTTTTGATACCGCTTATGAGACGGGACTTTCCAGTACAAGCAGATTGCATGATCTGTTTGTGAAAATAGAAGGAATGTCTCCGGCTGAATATAAAAATGGTGGAAAAAGCCTTGTTATCAATTATAGTTTTTCAGAAAGCCCGTTTGGAAATATCCTGGTAGCTTCCACAGAAAAAGGAATCTGCTATATGGCTTTTGAAAACGATAAAGAAACAGCATTAGGGAATTTACAGCATAAATTTCCTAATGCTTCTTTTTTTGAAAAGCAAGATATCCTTCAGAAAAACGCCTTGTCTATATTCAATAAAGACTGGACGAAACTCAATACGATCAAACTCCATTTAAAAGGTACCGACTTCCAATTAAAGGTTTGGGAAAGTTTATTAACTATTCCTATGGGAAAACTGTCTACTTATGGCAGTTTAGCAGAAAAAATAGGGAATCCTAAAGCTTCAAGAGCAGTGGGGACGGCGATAGGCAGTAATCCTGTGGCATTTCTCATCCCTTGTCACCGTGTCATTCAGTCTACGGGACATCTCGGCGGTTACCGATGGGGAAGTGATAGAAAGCAGATGATTGTGGGGTGGGAGAGTTCACAACTTTACTCCTAA